A window of Clavibacter michiganensis contains these coding sequences:
- a CDS encoding right-handed parallel beta-helix repeat-containing protein — protein MRHRTPHTRSIPTRTAAHAAPASRPRPARHLIALAVAVGLAVPAALVAPQTAGAATGQDLAAGTPVFSDSFARSATGGWGAASGTGAYSYDGVSAFRANGAQGVIDLTRAGTAASAALPVAAPVDSETTVRVLIPRVPAQGNGVYAGVQQRVTGSSYYQSSVRVDSAGDARLSVVRVTGSTAAQSTVVGDTVVARGVTPGRVVTIQSRVSGSGAVAIDARAWVDGQAVPGWQAAAVDTSASRLASGTGTRLWSYLSKSSGPQAIAFDDVAVRPLTAPVAAPAPTPAPAPTTPAPAPAPGAGSGSGSSDAEQGVSLGDARTGAGSAPVGSTAYGVPSDAVFVAPTGSNGGSGSKSSPYATIQRAVDAAPAGRTIVVRAGSYHESVVMPQGKALTLQSYPGEKVWLDGSRQVSSWTASGSTRYASGWTVAFDASPTYTRGKPDGTAVGWRFVDPAYPMAAHPDQVWIGQTAQKQVASRDKLAAGTFFVDTAADRLHLGSDPGSQTVRSSDLVQALSVRGDGSTVRGIGIRRYAPSVPDLGAVVVQARNVTVENLVITDNATTGISITATGAKATALTVARNGMLGMHANYADGLRASQLLVADNNTERFNRAPVSGGFKITRSRDVDVEDSAILRNAGNGLWFDESVHDANVTGNDVMDNSGSGVAFELSATIAIVDNVVARNGAEGVWIDDTGHVDIWNNTFVANDRNIDISQGTRRASNLSTPGHDPRQKLPDPTVTWVVTDIDIANNVMQGSTGNALLAVEDHSHQRSAGQMGITTSGNVYQRDAGNRPGWAVIWSRGAGDPAVYGSVQAFSAATGNDRTALAVDGRPVVGSGFRLTDEVRRVETQVAVPLIGAVAGLIGWLTGARELGADVG, from the coding sequence ATGCGCCACCGCACCCCACACACCCGATCGATCCCCACCCGGACCGCGGCGCACGCCGCACCCGCATCACGCCCCCGCCCCGCCCGCCACCTGATCGCGCTCGCCGTCGCCGTCGGCCTCGCCGTCCCGGCCGCGCTCGTCGCCCCGCAGACCGCGGGCGCCGCGACCGGGCAGGACCTCGCCGCGGGCACCCCCGTCTTCTCCGACTCCTTCGCCCGCAGCGCGACCGGGGGATGGGGCGCCGCCTCGGGCACCGGGGCGTACTCCTACGACGGCGTCTCCGCGTTCCGCGCGAACGGCGCCCAGGGCGTCATCGACCTCACGCGGGCGGGCACCGCCGCGTCCGCCGCCCTGCCCGTGGCGGCCCCCGTCGACAGCGAGACCACCGTGCGCGTGCTGATCCCGCGCGTCCCCGCCCAGGGCAACGGCGTCTACGCGGGAGTCCAGCAGCGCGTGACGGGCTCCTCCTACTACCAGTCGAGCGTGCGGGTCGACAGCGCGGGCGACGCGCGGCTCTCGGTCGTGCGCGTGACCGGATCCACCGCGGCGCAGTCCACCGTGGTCGGCGACACCGTCGTCGCCCGTGGCGTCACGCCCGGCCGCGTGGTGACCATCCAGTCGCGCGTCTCCGGATCCGGCGCGGTCGCGATCGACGCCCGCGCGTGGGTGGACGGCCAGGCCGTCCCCGGCTGGCAGGCCGCCGCCGTCGACACGAGCGCCTCCCGCCTCGCCTCGGGCACGGGCACGCGCCTGTGGTCGTACCTCTCGAAGTCGTCCGGGCCGCAGGCGATCGCGTTCGACGACGTGGCGGTCCGACCGCTGACGGCGCCGGTCGCGGCACCCGCGCCGACGCCGGCACCCGCTCCGACGACGCCCGCCCCCGCGCCCGCTCCCGGTGCCGGCTCCGGCTCCGGCTCGTCCGACGCCGAGCAGGGCGTCTCCCTCGGCGACGCCCGCACGGGCGCGGGCTCCGCGCCCGTCGGATCCACCGCGTACGGCGTGCCCTCCGACGCGGTGTTCGTCGCGCCGACCGGCTCGAACGGCGGATCCGGCTCGAAGTCGTCGCCGTACGCCACGATCCAGAGGGCCGTCGACGCCGCCCCCGCCGGGCGCACCATCGTCGTCCGCGCGGGCAGCTACCACGAGTCGGTCGTGATGCCGCAGGGCAAGGCGCTCACGCTGCAGTCGTACCCGGGCGAGAAGGTGTGGCTCGACGGCAGCCGCCAGGTCTCCTCTTGGACGGCCTCCGGATCCACCCGCTACGCCAGCGGCTGGACCGTCGCGTTCGACGCCAGCCCCACCTACACGCGCGGCAAGCCCGATGGCACGGCGGTCGGCTGGCGGTTCGTGGACCCGGCGTACCCCATGGCCGCGCACCCCGACCAGGTGTGGATCGGGCAGACCGCGCAGAAGCAGGTCGCGTCACGCGACAAGCTCGCCGCCGGCACGTTCTTCGTCGACACCGCGGCGGACCGCCTCCACCTCGGATCCGACCCGGGCAGCCAGACCGTGCGCTCGAGCGACCTCGTGCAGGCGCTGAGCGTGCGCGGCGACGGCAGCACGGTGCGCGGCATCGGGATCCGCCGCTACGCGCCCTCGGTGCCCGACCTCGGCGCGGTCGTCGTGCAGGCCAGGAACGTCACGGTCGAGAACCTCGTGATCACGGACAACGCCACCACGGGCATCTCCATCACGGCGACCGGCGCGAAGGCGACCGCGCTCACCGTGGCGCGCAACGGCATGCTCGGGATGCACGCGAACTACGCCGACGGGCTGCGCGCCTCGCAGCTGCTCGTCGCCGACAACAACACCGAGCGATTCAACCGGGCACCCGTCTCCGGCGGGTTCAAGATCACCCGCAGCCGCGACGTGGACGTGGAGGACAGCGCGATCCTCCGCAACGCCGGCAACGGCCTCTGGTTCGACGAGTCGGTCCACGACGCGAACGTCACGGGGAACGACGTGATGGACAACTCGGGATCGGGCGTCGCCTTCGAGCTCTCGGCGACCATCGCGATCGTCGACAACGTGGTGGCCCGCAACGGCGCGGAGGGCGTCTGGATCGACGACACCGGACACGTGGACATCTGGAACAACACGTTCGTCGCGAACGACCGGAACATCGACATCTCGCAGGGCACGCGCCGCGCGTCGAACCTCTCCACGCCCGGCCACGACCCGCGCCAGAAGCTGCCGGACCCCACCGTGACGTGGGTGGTGACCGACATCGACATCGCGAACAACGTGATGCAGGGATCCACCGGGAACGCCCTGCTGGCCGTCGAGGACCACTCGCACCAGCGCTCGGCCGGCCAGATGGGCATCACGACCTCCGGCAACGTGTACCAGCGCGACGCCGGGAACCGCCCCGGCTGGGCCGTGATCTGGTCCCGCGGCGCCGGCGACCCGGCCGTGTACGGATCCGTGCAGGCGTTCAGCGCGGCGACCGGCAACGACCGCACCGCCCTCGCGGTCGACGGGCGGCCGGTCGTCGGCTCCGGCTTCCGGCTGACCGACGAGGTGCGCCGCGTCGAGACCCAGGTTGCCGTGCCGCTCATCGGCGCCGTGGCGGGCCTCATCGGCTGGCTGACCGGGGCGCGCGAGCTCGGGGCCGACGTGGGCTGA
- a CDS encoding adenylyltransferase/cytidyltransferase family protein has translation MTRIGYAAGAFDLFHVGHLNILKHAKSRCDFLIAGVVSDEMLELNKGITPVVPLAERLEIVSHISYVDQARAETLPDKVDTWREVGFDVFFKGDDWRGTPKGERLEAEFAAVGVEVVYFPYTMHTSSTRLRRALDILSGVGAPAAAPAATLAQPAAHSSPALVGR, from the coding sequence ATGACCCGAATCGGCTACGCCGCCGGTGCCTTCGACCTCTTCCACGTCGGACACCTCAACATCCTCAAGCACGCCAAGAGCCGGTGCGACTTCCTCATCGCGGGCGTCGTCTCCGACGAGATGCTCGAGCTCAACAAGGGCATCACGCCCGTGGTGCCGCTCGCCGAGCGCCTCGAGATCGTCAGCCACATCAGCTACGTCGACCAGGCCCGCGCGGAGACGCTGCCGGACAAGGTCGACACCTGGCGCGAGGTCGGCTTCGACGTCTTCTTCAAGGGCGACGACTGGCGCGGCACCCCGAAGGGCGAGCGCCTCGAGGCCGAGTTCGCGGCCGTCGGCGTGGAGGTCGTGTACTTCCCGTACACGATGCACACCTCCAGCACCCGGCTGCGGCGCGCGCTCGACATCCTCAGCGGCGTGGGCGCGCCCGCGGCGGCACCCGCGGCGACGCTGGCCCAGCCCGCCGCGCACAGCTCCCCCGCGCTCGTCGGCCGCTAG